Proteins co-encoded in one Papaver somniferum cultivar HN1 chromosome 5, ASM357369v1, whole genome shotgun sequence genomic window:
- the LOC113277665 gene encoding protein KOKOPELLI-like: protein MDSENSTDSYSSLLENLRTIENMYKLFQNPSLTLHEDSRLGLKRVIDDFAQQSVWSQVKTFEEKYFKFPPKTCPNCGKMKKAGRQVVIAIDAVRRFAHLGNHLQQPSPTQLFSNSDSIKNGHSGIQQKNVAIVPKFQSGQETVNALERQSKWEDIRYAQEQKSSQKKNQTQHRISTPPSKLSRKVGYGGSKEVGPCRQRYNNVPSDVILAPTLMRFDRINGSMSTFSDSASSSASGSSSGNEREPHPRRRMLDHRRLYRSLSRSRSPSEDYSYSSSRSTSRSRSPDEVYSHRRSRDSNVYPSHHSTDKMGWFRRIKNKFGGMFHHQNDHHHHPGRHNTGVSSSKEDENVHAHHRSAGNPVSNDILHHKTKDQMVRKNKRRTQLKNRPDFKQQGHLRMLFGGFISHLWGSNKSKPSKAGKRRLERTVTGKRKLVVKKLHWWQKIRSRGSFNRGKSRVELGFKAKHPKPKGYKHASEMMKLL from the exons ATGGATTCCGAAAATTCTACTGATTCATACTCATCGTTATTAGAGAATCTGCGCACTATTGAAAACATGTATAAACTCTTTCAAAATCCTTCTCTGACA TTACACGAGGATTCAAGACTTGGATTAAAAAGGGTTATAGACGATTTTGCGCAGCAGAGTGTTTGGTCTCAAGTTAAA ACATTTGAGGAGAAATATTTCAAATTTCCTCCTAAAACGTGTCCAAATTGTGGGAAAATGAAGAAAGCCGGAAGGCAGGTGGTTATTGCAATAGATGCGGTACGAAGGTTCGCACATCTCGGGAATCATCTTCAACAACCTTCGCCAACTCAACTGTTTTCTAATTCTGACTCAATCAAGAATGGGCATTCCGGCATCCAACAGAAGAATGTAGCCATTGTTCCAAAATTTCAATCTGGTCAGGAAACAGTGAATGCACTTGAGAGACAATCAAAGTGGGAAGATATTCGATATGCACAGGAGCAAAAATcgagtcagaagaagaatcagACTCAACACAGAATATCTACCCCACCTTCGAAGTTGTCAAGGAAGGTTGGATATGGCGGTTCCAAGGAAGTTGGCCCATGTCGACAAAGATACAATAATGTCCCAAGCGATGTCATACTGGCGCCAACACTGATGCGATTTGATCGGATTAATGGATCTATGTCAACATTTTCAGATTCTGCTTCGTCATCCGCTTCTGGGTCTTCTAGTGGCAACGAGAGGGAACCACATCCACGACGCAGAATGCTGGATCACCGTCGCCTTTATAGGTCCTTATCAAGGAGTAGATCGCCATCGGAAGATTACTCATATAGTTCCAGCAGGTCCACGTCACGTAGTAGATCACCAGATGAGGTCTACTCACATAGGAGGAGTCGTGATTCCAACGTTTATCCATCACATCATTCCACTGACAAGATGGGATGGTTTAGACGAATAAAGAACAAGTTTGGAGGCATGTTCCATCATCAGAATGACCACCACCATCATCCCGGCCGTCATAATACTGGTGTTTCATCATCCAAGGAGGATGAAAATGTCCACGCTCATCATCGGTCTGCTGGGAATCCTGTAAGTAATGACATACTCCACCACAAAACCAAAGACCAGATGGTGAGAAAGAACAAGAGAAGAACACAGCTTAAGAACAGACCGGATTTCAAACAGCAGGGACATCTTAGAATGCTCTTTGGAGGTTTCATTAGTCACCTTTGGGGCTCGAATAAATCTAAGCCGTCAAAAGCTGGTAAAAGACGATTAGAAAGAACAGTAACTGGTAAGAGAAAACTTGTTGTCAAGAAACTGCATTGGTGGCAGAAAATTCGTAGCCGAGGCTCGTTTAATCGTGGAAAATCACGCGTTGAACTTGGATTTAAGGCCAAGCATCCCAAGCCCAAGGGGTACAAACATGCTAGTGAAATGATGAAACTTTTGTAA
- the LOC113277666 gene encoding uncharacterized protein LOC113277666 has protein sequence MLDKEKSYATRLTGLKKKVREFSTLVDVDACMLIYGGPKQGGSHHRRRDDQPETFPENRRDVIRIVNRYLGIPKEERIKRHEKLFDGGDGKNKIEEEDDDNLDESVNNKKRGIGSNSDGLEWDDQYDKLSADELQRLIDSVESKIGIIDEKIQVMENPRSGGVSDPRVVANNTTQGINNNNNNNNNTSMQMQMQMQPIYVLQPAFNQNLAAANNGSTGMVPMGVPMGMINPMSTANGANVPYPIIPMVPMLAARPSGRNNMVPMMAARPSGRDNMVPMMTVRPSGRDNNNQEVYGNHQGKQVEYFVPQAGNNQGQQVAYIVPQAGNNQGQQVAYFVPQAGNNQGQQVAYIVPQAFVQPTSSTRSFIPDLMPGASDA, from the coding sequence ATGTTGGATAAAGAAAAATCTTATGCGACAAGATTGACAGGATTAAAGAAGAAAGTTCGTGAGTTCTCTACATTAGTTGATGTTGATGCTTGTATGCTTATCTATGGCGGACCCAAACAGGGGGGTTCTCATCATCGTCGTCGTGATGATCAGCCTGAGACATTCCCTGAGAATCGACGCGATGTAATTCGAATTGTGAATCGTTATCTTGGTATTCCTAAGGAAGAACGTATTAAAAGACACGAAAAACTATTTGATGGTGGTGATGGAAAGAacaagattgaagaagaagatgatgataattTGGATGAATCAGTTAATAACAAGAAAAGAGGTATTGGGAGTAATTCTGATGGGTTAGAATGGGATGATCAGTACGACAAGTTAAGTGCTGATGAACTTCAACGGCTGATTGACTCTGTGGAGTCCAAGATTGGAATTATTGATGAGAAAATTCAGGTCATGGAAAACCCTAGAAGTGGTGGAGTTTCTGATCCTAGGGTTGTTGCTAATAATACAACTCAGGGaattaataataacaataataataataataatactagtatgcagatgcagatgcagatgcaaccAATATATGTTCTTCAACCTGCCTTCAATCAGAATCTTGCTGCTGCTAACAATGGTTCTACTGGAATGGTGCCAATGGGGGTACCAATGGGGATGATAAATCCGATGAGTACAGCTAATGGGGCGAATGTACCGTATCCAATCATTCCAATGGTTCCAATGTTGGCAGCCCGACCAAGTGGAAGAAACAATATGGTTCCGATGATGGCAGCCCGACCAAGTGGAAGAGACAATATGGTTCCAATGATGACAGTCCGACCAAGTGGAAGAGACAATAATAACCAGGAGGTATATGGAAATCATCAAGGGAAGCAAGTTGAGTATTTTGTGCCACAGGCTGGAAATAACCAAGGGCAGCAAGTTGCGTATATTGTGCCACAGGCTGGAAATAACCAAGGGCAGCAAGTTGCGTATTTTGTGCCACAGGCTGGAAATAACCAAGGGCAGCAGGTTGCATATATTGTGCCGCAGGCATTCGTCCAGCCAACGTCTTCGACGAGGTCGTTTATACCAGATTTGATGCCTGGTGCTTCAGATGCATAA